A stretch of Acropora palmata chromosome 9, jaAcrPala1.3, whole genome shotgun sequence DNA encodes these proteins:
- the LOC141891881 gene encoding uncharacterized protein LOC141891881 — protein sequence MACKSSESSVNVEKILLEERDIPGAELPRPAEQCTKAMLKRWLSCRGGKVSGNRTELIKRVNDYISSGLDKDLVDPDGGVNAEKKKAELGLLSKNKDNVPLEVKQFPDKGFEVGLSRIPTIGYSQIWKYLIEDVELKRQLSVEKPIVKGYNFYRSGKVLGLYSQQINGVHCIKSQVMPSYAKTGAAYTVKIIVEANGNILKAHCPCPAGADGRCNHY from the exons ATGGCATGCAAGAGCAGTGAGTCGAGTGTTAATGTTGAAAAGATTTTGCTGGAAGAACGAGATATTCCAGGAGCAGAGCTACCCAGACCGGCTGAGCAATGTACGAAAGCTATGCTCAAACGGTGGCTTTCTTGTAGAGGAGGAAAAGTATCGGGTAACCGAACAGAGCTGATCAAAAG GGTGAATGACTACATCAGCAGTGGTTTAGATAAAGATTTGGTCGATCCTGATGGAGGAGTAAATGCTGAGAAGAAGAAAGCTGAATTAGGATTGCTCTCAAAGAATAAGGACAATGTGCCTCTGGAAGTTAAGCAGTTTCCTGATAAAGGATTTGAAGTGGGCCTCTCTAGAATACCTACAATCGGATACTCCCAAATTTGGAAATATCTGATTGAAGATGTTGAACTTAAGAGGCAGCTTTCAGTGGAGAAACCCATTGTAAAAGGGTACAATTTTTACAGATCTGGAAAAGTGCTAGGATTGTATTCTCAACAGATCAATGGAGTGCACTGTATCAAAAGCCAAGTGATGCCCTCATATGCTAAAACTGGTGCTGCATATACAGTAAAAATAATAGTTGAAGCCAATGGAAATATATTAAAAGCTCACTGCCCATGTCCTGCAGGAGCAGATGGGCGCTGCAATCACTACTGA
- the LOC141891873 gene encoding uncharacterized protein LOC141891873, which yields MVKYNCCVPNCSNSWRNSPGLKFHTIPKDKEVRKGYKRLIRNVNLKEDSTRTRICGAHFPKGERMSRNQLPTIFPWSSLKSPKKRRIIFKHDIDTNKRRKLIFNPPEENKLPEVDLSEIREVVNDLVNSVDKLLQDDLDVVDSSMTELQGKENDFEGSDQSATQVKMTHEIEELRKQVKCLEKELRQFFLAKPKFDIDEHKDSDDDVAFFTGFPSYDVMLFCFNLLKDKAAVMSRPNFDPNKRKPGTKKKLALWEEFTLVSMRLRLGLLEKDLAERFCVAVSTVSSICRTWIRFMRAELESICIHWPSKEQIFHYMPPIFKKLYPSLVSIIDCTELQMESPSSLDKKSLCYFSCKLRTTMKALIGITPNGVVSFISELYCGSISDPDIVKRSGYLQHIQRGDCVMDDKGFTIRDELAAVGGCLVLPHFLSGKRQFSQEEAEHNK from the coding sequence ATGGTGAAGTATAATTGTTGTGTTCCTAACTGCTCTAATAGTTGGCGAAATTCTCCTGGTTTGAAATTCCATACGATTCCAAAAGATAAGGAAGTTCGTAAAGGATACAAGAGGCTGATTAGAAACGTAAATCTAAAAGAAGACTCAACAAGAACAAGGATATGTGGAGCTCATTTCCCGAAGGGAGAAAGAATGTCCAGAAATCAGCTTCCTACAATTTTTCCCTGGTCGAGTCTTAAGAGTCCAAAGAAGCGGAGGATTATTTTCAAGCACGATATAGACACGAACAAGAGGAGAAAGCTGATCTTTAATCCCCCAGAAGAGAATAAACTACCAGAAGTAGATTTATCCGAGATCAGGGAAGTGGTAAACGATCTTGTCAACAGTGTTGATAAACTACTTCAAGACGACCTCGATGTGGTTGATAGTAGTATGACAGAGCTTCAGGGGAAAGAAAACGACTTCGAAGGTTCAGACCAAAGTGCCACTCAGGTTAAAATGACTCATGAAATAGAAGAATTGCGAAAACAAGTGAAGTGTTTGGAAAAAGAGCttaggcaattttttttagcaaagcCAAAGTTTGACATAGACGAACACAAGGATAGTGACGATGATGTTGCATTCTTTACTGGATTTCCAAGTTATGATGTGATGCTGTTTTGCTTCAATTTGTTAAAGGACAAAGCAGCAGTTATGTCAAGACCAAACTTTGATCCAAATAAACGTAAGCCAGGGACAAAGAAGAAGCTTGCATTGTGGGAAGAATTTACATTAGTGTCCATGAGACTCAGACTTGGACTATTAGAGAAAGATTTGGCAGAAAGATTTTGTGTGGCTGTGTCCACAGTTTCTAGCATTTGCAGAACATGGATCAGGTTTATGAGAGCAGAACTGGAATCCATATGCATACATTGGCCTTCTAAAGAgcaaatttttcattacatGCCTCCAATTTTCAAGAAGCTCTACCCTAGCCTGGTGTCAATTATTGATTGTACTGAGCTACAGATGGAATCACCTTCAAGCTTGGACAAGAAGTCACTTTGCTATTTCAGTTGCAAATTAAGAACCACAATGAAAGCACTGATAGGTATTACACCAAATGGAGTAGTGTCCTTCATAAGTGAATTATATTGTGGCTCAATAAGTGATCCAGACATAGTCAAGAGGTCAGGTTACCTCCAACACATTCAAAGAGGGGATTGTGTAATGGATGACAAGGGATTCACTATCAGAGATGAACTGGCAGCTGTAGGAGGATGTCTTGTTTTACCACACTTCCTCTCAGGtaaaaggcagttttctcaaGAGGAGGCAGAGCATAACAAGTAA